From one Leptospira stimsonii genomic stretch:
- the tpx gene encoding thiol peroxidase, whose protein sequence is MAQVTLKGNPVPLEGKIPAPGDKAPEFKAIKQDLSEFGLKDYAGKVKILVAVPSLDTAVCALETKAFNEKAANLNGISTLIISGDLPFAMKRFCSTEGIDSPNLVTGSQYRDFSFSKAYGTHIAEGPLKGLSARAVFVVDKNDVVRYVELVPEIGSEPNYSAAIEAANAAL, encoded by the coding sequence ATGGCACAAGTCACACTCAAAGGAAATCCGGTTCCGCTCGAGGGAAAAATTCCGGCGCCGGGAGATAAAGCACCCGAGTTTAAAGCGATCAAACAGGACCTTTCCGAATTCGGCTTAAAAGACTACGCGGGCAAAGTAAAAATTCTTGTGGCGGTTCCGAGTCTCGATACTGCGGTATGTGCTCTTGAAACAAAAGCATTCAATGAAAAAGCCGCGAATCTAAACGGAATTTCCACTCTGATCATCTCCGGAGATCTTCCGTTCGCGATGAAACGTTTTTGTTCCACGGAGGGAATCGATTCTCCAAATCTCGTGACCGGATCTCAGTATAGGGATTTTTCTTTTTCGAAGGCGTATGGTACACATATCGCGGAAGGACCTCTGAAAGGACTTTCTGCAAGAGCGGTCTTCGTCGTGGATAAGAACGACGTCGTACGTTATGTGGAACTCGTTCCGGAAATCGGCTCCGAGCCGAATTATTCGGCGGCCATCGAAGCGGCTAACGCGGCACTTTAA
- a CDS encoding LruC domain-containing protein codes for MRGISKIASLILTGFLLLGLNACTNSQDPNLLWLLSATQPNPSPAPDGEQPFSIVINDETAPVDFVFDTTKTVNVNIQVLSPDSPISGSLVQIFNIDNTAQKSVFRAVTAENGEVKGSFTIDEATRKVTLKVEAFGQLYEAEIQIINSFSISRKITVIIKGNNVLLPDTDGDGIVDRDDTYPNDPTRASTFRYPANGYYTISYEDLFPNQGDADFNDYNVRVVFEEDWNAKGEVARVRAKYTHVAKGAGYNHTLHLTIPGAAVSSYSLTRYAYDGTTVENTFAGNNTTIQALEILPRSNTTIPSSNTSRSNPTFKIGKSAALEVVLQSAINRVALGAAPYDTFLKVINTNQEIHFPRRYFDSNGKDIYLDSTGFPWALLVPGNFLWPYESTDIRKSYPSFKSWYESMGNLHADWYLSPVQSEVFPPSN; via the coding sequence ATGAGAGGTATTTCAAAAATAGCGAGTTTGATTCTTACGGGGTTTCTCCTTTTGGGTCTCAATGCCTGCACGAACTCTCAGGATCCGAATCTCCTTTGGCTCCTCAGCGCGACACAACCGAATCCTTCCCCTGCTCCGGACGGAGAACAGCCGTTCAGCATCGTAATCAACGACGAAACGGCGCCCGTGGATTTCGTTTTCGATACTACGAAAACCGTAAACGTAAACATCCAGGTTTTAAGTCCGGATTCGCCGATTTCGGGAAGTTTAGTACAAATTTTTAATATAGATAACACCGCACAAAAATCCGTTTTTAGAGCCGTAACCGCGGAAAACGGAGAGGTCAAAGGTAGTTTCACGATCGACGAAGCGACTCGCAAGGTCACTCTGAAAGTGGAAGCCTTCGGTCAACTCTACGAAGCGGAGATCCAAATCATCAATTCGTTTAGTATTTCCCGGAAAATCACCGTGATCATCAAAGGAAACAACGTCCTTCTTCCGGATACGGACGGAGACGGAATCGTGGACCGAGATGATACGTATCCGAACGATCCGACCCGCGCGAGCACGTTTCGTTATCCGGCGAACGGCTATTATACGATTTCCTACGAAGACTTATTTCCGAATCAAGGGGATGCCGACTTCAACGATTACAATGTAAGAGTGGTTTTTGAAGAGGATTGGAACGCAAAAGGAGAAGTTGCAAGAGTTCGCGCAAAATATACACACGTCGCAAAGGGCGCCGGTTACAACCATACTTTGCATCTTACGATTCCGGGAGCGGCCGTTTCGTCTTATTCCTTAACTCGTTACGCGTATGACGGAACGACCGTGGAGAATACGTTTGCGGGAAACAATACTACCATTCAGGCGCTCGAGATTCTTCCCAGATCGAATACTACGATTCCTTCTTCGAATACTTCTCGATCCAATCCTACTTTCAAAATCGGAAAGTCCGCCGCATTGGAAGTCGTCTTACAAAGTGCGATCAATCGTGTCGCCTTAGGCGCCGCTCCGTACGATACGTTCCTCAAGGTCATCAATACGAACCAAGAGATTCACTTTCCGAGAAGATACTTTGATTCCAACGGAAAAGACATCTATTTGGATTCCACCGGATTTCCTTGGGCTCTTTTGGTCCCAGGAAATTTTCTTTGGCCTTATGAAAGCACGGATATTCGTAAATCGTATCCTTCTTTCAAATCTTGGTATGAATCGATGGGAAATCTCCATGCGGATTGGTATCTTTCACCCGTACAATCCGAAGTCTTTCCTCCTTCGAACTGA
- a CDS encoding zinc-dependent alcohol dehydrogenase yields MEPIAVARCDLDLGILRGEAPFKGRLLHFIRNHAYRLISNTALGKAPFKGPYPFGHEFVAKVKNVGDRVKNVKPGDSVIVSFQIACGKCDRCKAGLTNSCTSVPPRSMYGFGDLGGKQWGGAFSDLVRVPFADYMLIPLPASLSPSDAASMSDNIPDGYRTVGPFLKRNPGSSVLVVGGGAKSVGLYSVMIARAMGSPVTYADDDPQRIKIAESFGATILSKKYPEPSTQYPITVDASANEEGLTFALRSLLPGGHCTSVGIYYKKKTSIPLLEMYGRGVTFQTGRVNVQPTLHDLLHLADYPHFCPCKVTTLTASWKDAPEALLDAGPKVVIERR; encoded by the coding sequence GTGGAACCGATCGCGGTTGCAAGATGCGACTTGGATTTGGGGATCTTACGTGGAGAAGCTCCTTTTAAAGGGAGGTTACTTCACTTTATTAGAAATCATGCATATAGATTGATTTCCAATACCGCTTTAGGAAAGGCTCCGTTCAAAGGCCCTTATCCTTTCGGTCATGAATTCGTCGCCAAAGTTAAGAACGTAGGGGATCGCGTGAAAAACGTCAAACCCGGAGATTCGGTAATCGTTTCGTTTCAGATCGCCTGCGGAAAGTGTGATCGTTGTAAAGCGGGTCTGACGAACAGTTGCACTTCCGTTCCGCCGCGTTCCATGTACGGATTCGGCGATCTGGGAGGAAAACAATGGGGAGGCGCTTTTTCGGATTTGGTTCGAGTTCCTTTTGCGGATTACATGCTCATTCCTTTGCCCGCGTCTCTTTCTCCTTCGGATGCGGCAAGCATGAGCGATAACATTCCGGACGGTTACAGAACGGTTGGGCCGTTTTTAAAACGGAATCCAGGGAGTTCCGTCTTAGTCGTCGGAGGTGGCGCAAAGAGTGTGGGATTGTATTCGGTTATGATCGCCCGAGCAATGGGTTCTCCCGTAACGTATGCGGACGACGATCCACAAAGAATCAAGATCGCCGAAAGTTTCGGAGCGACGATTCTCTCAAAAAAATATCCGGAACCTTCGACTCAGTACCCGATCACGGTCGATGCGAGCGCGAACGAAGAAGGACTAACGTTTGCGCTTCGATCCCTTCTTCCGGGAGGACATTGTACGAGCGTGGGAATCTATTACAAAAAGAAAACCTCCATTCCTCTTTTGGAGATGTATGGAAGGGGAGTCACGTTTCAAACTGGAAGGGTAAACGTGCAACCGACGTTACACGATTTGCTGCATCTGGCGGATTATCCTCATTTTTGTCCGTGTAAAGTTACCACTTTGACCGCGTCTTGGAAGGATGCTCCCGAGGCGCTTTTGGACGCAGGCCCGAAGGTCGTGATTGAAAGACGATGA
- a CDS encoding anthranilate synthase component I family protein translates to MSNRIQNLKQYLNTLPEKPTSLPFPPLENEIDDFLFRLTKKYSGCFLLESHPGYPNNYRYSILGFSPSFQFRGYPGEFEINGQPYPVKNPYETLKELFPNKKTSKKYSGGLVGFLSYDATNLFEPVTNLNPREGFPLFSFGMYLDGVILDHLTGDAEYFYYFENRFSELNDLINEKCGIDETTKVISLGYSKTKEEYSNMFLNTKDEILAGNTFQCQIGFEEIFEIKGSSIPIYRSLRKNNPSPYLFFYKDQELETFGSSPELLFSHRDRIVETYPLAGTYPRGKTHAEDRILTKRLLRDEKERAEHSMLIDLHRNDLSRVCEIGTVRLKKDFEILKFTHVQHITSEVAGILREKEDSFSGLASVFPAGTLTGAPKVESIKLIRKTEGDERGPYGGVMGYYSLDGSSQFCILIRSLFRNGSSAYSRAASGIVLDSVEDLEYQEILNKLRAVRKSMEEFFV, encoded by the coding sequence ATGTCGAATCGGATCCAAAATCTGAAACAATATCTAAACACCCTCCCCGAGAAGCCGACGAGCTTACCGTTTCCGCCCCTTGAAAACGAAATAGATGATTTTCTTTTTCGTTTAACAAAAAAGTATTCCGGATGTTTCCTATTGGAAAGTCATCCGGGATATCCGAATAATTACCGTTATTCGATTTTAGGCTTTTCCCCATCCTTTCAATTTCGCGGTTACCCTGGTGAATTCGAAATAAACGGCCAACCGTACCCCGTAAAAAATCCATACGAAACTCTGAAAGAACTCTTCCCGAATAAAAAAACTTCCAAAAAATATTCGGGCGGTCTGGTGGGTTTTTTGAGCTACGACGCAACGAATCTTTTCGAACCGGTAACGAATTTGAATCCAAGGGAAGGGTTTCCCCTTTTTTCCTTTGGAATGTATTTGGACGGAGTGATCCTGGATCATCTCACCGGAGACGCGGAATACTTTTATTATTTCGAAAATCGGTTTTCCGAATTGAACGATTTAATCAACGAAAAGTGCGGAATTGACGAAACGACGAAAGTGATCTCCTTGGGATATTCCAAAACAAAAGAAGAATATTCTAATATGTTCCTTAATACAAAGGACGAAATTTTGGCGGGAAACACCTTCCAGTGTCAGATCGGCTTCGAAGAAATATTTGAGATCAAAGGCAGTTCGATTCCAATCTATCGTTCGTTAAGAAAAAACAATCCGTCTCCGTATCTTTTCTTTTATAAGGATCAGGAATTGGAAACCTTCGGCTCCAGTCCGGAGTTACTTTTTTCGCATCGGGATCGGATCGTTGAAACGTATCCTCTCGCGGGGACATATCCGAGAGGAAAGACTCATGCGGAAGATAGAATTCTTACAAAGAGATTGTTAAGAGACGAAAAAGAAAGAGCGGAACATTCTATGTTGATCGATCTTCACAGAAACGATTTGAGTCGTGTTTGTGAAATCGGAACGGTAAGGCTCAAAAAAGATTTCGAAATTCTTAAATTCACCCACGTTCAGCACATTACGAGCGAGGTCGCCGGCATTTTAAGAGAAAAGGAGGATTCCTTTTCCGGTCTCGCGTCCGTTTTTCCGGCGGGAACTCTCACGGGAGCTCCGAAAGTAGAATCGATCAAGTTGATTCGTAAGACGGAAGGTGATGAACGTGGACCTTACGGCGGAGTGATGGGATATTATTCTTTGGACGGAAGTTCTCAGTTTTGCATTCTGATTCGAAGTCTTTTCAGGAACGGATCGTCCGCGTATTCGAGAGCGGCATCGGGAATCGTTTTGGACTCGGTAGAAGATTTAGAATATCAAGAAATTCTAAATAAGTTGAGAGCGGTAAGAAAATCAATGGAGGAATTCTTTGTATGA
- a CDS encoding aldehyde dehydrogenase family protein, protein MPTLQESPVKKPNSNPTPSLPAVDKAEIERVFKLQKQHFHKVMKLTNANDRIQRLKKLKAAIIKYTPEIEKAVNADFRKNEREVDITEIMPSISEINDAIHHVRKWMKPLTVKTPMTLFGAKSQILYEPRGVVLVIGPWNYPFYLIIAPLAAAIAAGNTVLIKPSEFTPATSNLVQKIVSEVFPKEEVAAFEGDYQVSSALMELPLDHIFFTGSTHVGKIVMTAAAKHLTSVTLELGGKSPAIIDHSADIKTAAKKLVWGKVLNAGQTCVAPDYLLIPNDLVKPFVEEAKAVVKEFYTKDGKALKDNLDFCRIVNDRNFNRVSGYIHEAVEKGAKIEMGGDTDASQNYIEPTILSNIPENANIMEDEIFGPVLPLIPYTDLDDAIQKINSKPKPLALYIFGKKNRSIKKILKETSSGGVAVNDVILHLVNPNLPFGGVNHSGHGSYHGYFGFKAFSHERSVLHQSPLSSIGLMYPPYTNFVKRLVAFTKNFLI, encoded by the coding sequence ATGCCAACTTTACAGGAATCTCCGGTAAAAAAACCGAATTCTAACCCGACTCCATCCCTTCCTGCAGTGGACAAGGCTGAAATTGAACGTGTGTTTAAACTTCAGAAACAACATTTTCATAAGGTCATGAAGCTGACCAACGCGAACGACCGGATTCAGCGTTTGAAAAAACTCAAAGCCGCGATTATCAAATATACTCCGGAAATCGAAAAAGCGGTGAACGCCGATTTTCGCAAGAACGAAAGAGAAGTCGACATTACTGAAATCATGCCTTCCATTTCGGAAATCAATGACGCGATTCATCACGTTCGTAAGTGGATGAAACCTCTGACCGTAAAAACTCCAATGACCCTATTCGGTGCGAAGAGTCAGATACTCTACGAACCTCGCGGTGTCGTGTTGGTCATCGGACCTTGGAATTATCCGTTCTACCTCATCATCGCTCCTCTCGCGGCCGCGATCGCCGCGGGGAATACGGTTCTCATCAAACCGTCCGAATTTACTCCGGCTACTTCGAATCTAGTTCAGAAGATCGTTTCGGAAGTTTTTCCTAAAGAGGAAGTGGCGGCGTTCGAAGGAGATTACCAGGTTTCCAGCGCGCTTATGGAACTTCCATTGGATCACATCTTTTTTACGGGAAGCACTCACGTGGGAAAGATCGTGATGACTGCGGCGGCGAAACATCTGACTTCCGTTACTCTCGAGTTAGGCGGAAAGTCCCCCGCGATTATCGATCATAGCGCGGACATCAAGACTGCGGCTAAAAAACTGGTTTGGGGAAAGGTCTTGAACGCGGGACAAACCTGCGTGGCTCCCGATTATCTCCTCATTCCGAACGATCTCGTAAAACCGTTCGTAGAAGAAGCGAAAGCGGTCGTGAAAGAATTTTATACGAAAGACGGAAAGGCACTCAAAGACAATCTCGATTTTTGTAGAATCGTGAACGATCGGAACTTCAATCGAGTTTCCGGTTATATCCACGAGGCCGTCGAGAAGGGAGCGAAAATCGAAATGGGGGGCGACACGGACGCGTCTCAGAATTATATCGAGCCGACGATTTTGAGTAACATTCCAGAAAATGCGAATATTATGGAAGATGAAATTTTCGGACCGGTTCTCCCTTTGATTCCTTACACCGATTTGGACGACGCGATCCAAAAGATCAATTCCAAGCCGAAACCTCTCGCACTTTATATCTTTGGTAAGAAGAATCGTTCGATCAAAAAGATTTTGAAAGAAACGTCTTCGGGTGGTGTTGCGGTCAACGACGTGATTCTTCATCTCGTGAATCCGAATCTTCCGTTCGGTGGTGTGAATCATTCCGGACACGGAAGTTATCACGGTTATTTCGGATTCAAAGCCTTTTCACACGAACGTTCGGTCCTCCATCAATCTCCGCTCAGCTCGATCGGATTGATGTATCCACCTTACACTAATTTTGTGAAGAGGCTCGTCGCTTTTACGAAGAACTTTTTGATCTAA
- the ilvB gene encoding biosynthetic-type acetolactate synthase large subunit: MEISGAELIIRFLEYAGVETVTGIPGGASLPIYDALHGSKIRHILAKHEQGAGFIAGGMARASGKPAVCLASSGPGVTNLITAVADAKMDSVPLIAITGQVPVSLIGTDAFQEIDTLSLSIPITKRSYLVKRTEDLIKILPQAWITSTEGRPGPVWIDVPKDVASGKVEWDRDKESKYWNIQKSEITKKLDPFWIERFREMIAESSKPIFYIGGGLNRPLSAELFRILQERLTFPVVSTLMGLGICEDQNPLFIGMLGMHGSRASNMALEETDLLIALGVRFDDRATGKLSEFCPNAKIIHVDIDATEIGKLKNPNLFLKHDAEDFLRQILEVKLPQRTASLEEWKDRIATLKVLYGLPFPDEKNALHPFSVIRNVSEILGDQAIVTTDVGQHQMWVAQYYSFQTQGSLLTSGGLGTMGFGLPTAIGASLVSPGKRVVCVSGDGSILMNIQELDTLRELNLDVTILLMNNGHLGLVRQQQELFFSSRFSASRFVTPTNFAKIAYSFGIPSYELKEESSAYELLSEVFSKKGPSFVVLRVSPELHVLPMVPPGKANREMIH; encoded by the coding sequence ATGGAAATCAGCGGTGCGGAATTGATCATTCGATTTTTGGAATACGCCGGCGTGGAAACCGTCACGGGAATACCCGGAGGAGCGAGTCTTCCCATCTATGACGCGTTACACGGAAGTAAAATTCGACATATTCTCGCCAAACACGAGCAAGGCGCCGGTTTTATCGCGGGTGGTATGGCTCGGGCCAGCGGGAAGCCGGCGGTCTGTCTTGCCTCCTCGGGGCCCGGTGTGACGAATCTAATCACCGCGGTTGCGGACGCGAAGATGGATTCCGTTCCTTTGATTGCGATCACCGGACAGGTTCCCGTTTCCCTGATCGGAACGGACGCTTTTCAGGAAATCGACACTCTGAGTCTTTCCATTCCGATCACCAAACGAAGCTATCTAGTAAAAAGGACGGAAGACCTTATCAAAATTCTTCCACAAGCTTGGATCACATCCACGGAGGGCAGGCCGGGACCGGTTTGGATCGACGTTCCGAAGGACGTCGCATCCGGAAAAGTCGAATGGGATCGGGACAAAGAATCAAAGTATTGGAATATTCAAAAAAGTGAAATAACTAAGAAATTGGATCCTTTTTGGATAGAACGATTCCGGGAGATGATTGCGGAATCCTCTAAACCGATTTTTTACATCGGCGGAGGTTTGAATCGTCCTTTGTCTGCCGAGTTGTTTCGTATTCTTCAAGAGCGACTGACGTTCCCCGTCGTTTCGACTTTGATGGGATTGGGAATCTGCGAGGATCAAAACCCGTTGTTCATAGGCATGTTAGGAATGCACGGTTCCAGAGCCTCGAACATGGCCTTGGAGGAAACGGATCTTTTGATCGCGCTCGGGGTTCGATTTGACGATCGCGCCACGGGGAAATTAAGCGAGTTTTGTCCGAATGCGAAGATCATCCACGTGGACATAGACGCGACCGAAATCGGAAAATTGAAAAATCCGAATCTCTTTTTGAAACACGACGCGGAGGATTTTCTAAGACAGATATTGGAAGTGAAGTTACCGCAACGAACGGCTTCCTTGGAAGAATGGAAAGATCGGATCGCGACTCTAAAAGTATTGTACGGTCTTCCTTTTCCGGATGAAAAGAACGCGCTCCATCCGTTTTCCGTAATACGAAACGTTTCGGAAATTCTAGGCGATCAAGCGATCGTTACCACGGACGTAGGCCAACATCAGATGTGGGTCGCGCAATACTATTCCTTTCAAACACAAGGAAGCCTTCTGACTTCCGGAGGATTGGGTACGATGGGATTCGGACTTCCGACTGCGATCGGAGCGTCCTTGGTTTCTCCCGGAAAGAGAGTCGTTTGTGTTTCGGGTGACGGATCTATTCTTATGAATATTCAAGAATTGGATACTCTTCGGGAATTGAATTTGGACGTTACGATTCTTTTGATGAACAACGGACATCTTGGTCTTGTTAGGCAACAACAGGAACTATTTTTTTCGTCCCGATTTTCGGCATCTCGATTCGTAACTCCTACGAACTTTGCAAAAATTGCATATTCTTTCGGGATTCCGTCCTACGAACTCAAAGAAGAATCCTCCGCCTACGAATTATTAAGCGAAGTATTTTCGAAAAAGGGTCCCTCCTTCGTTGTTTTGCGGGTTTCTCCCGAATTACACGTGCTTCCTATGGTCCCACCCGGAAAAGCGAATCGAGAAATGATACATTGA
- a CDS encoding HDOD domain-containing protein, with amino-acid sequence MSQTKALELHHHQDLGFYSNLKDLNHPVQENAPIHYKFHNLTENVDSVISRTLDRYLLQLDIIYVRDSVFSALRETIANSIKANIKRIYFRELEADIQNPEIYKQKILGFKKKYLDNKEKYEELLLQNNFVVLVSFIHNKDMIRIRVMNNVKLSPTEVERINQRIEKAKQYNDLAEAFLEAGDETEGAGLGLIMSLMMLKNDGLAASSYKIESQGNNTSVIIDIPLNISKENLQLQKTQDILKNIDGLPTFPKSIQDIQAMIERPNSSISQIAEVIKKDVALSANILKLANSAAFIRANKVESLDRAIQLIGLKELNQLLYSLGTKQILEDKFPAFLTIWDKSNQCAFYCKLIANRMTLPKDTISNLMSAALLHDIGEIILLSLEERTMKSIGKISASKEIASAVSMEEAALGITHTKVGALIAEKWNFPDVYAKAMEYHHRALLVDEEFQPYVFPIYLADMMIKINNEEAKYSEIPEKILQYCKFGTSGDFHSFRTKSLESFLASSR; translated from the coding sequence ATGAGCCAGACTAAAGCATTAGAATTACATCACCACCAAGATCTCGGCTTTTACAGCAATCTTAAAGATCTCAATCACCCTGTACAAGAGAACGCTCCGATTCACTATAAATTTCACAATCTTACGGAAAACGTGGATTCCGTTATCAGCAGAACGTTGGATCGTTATCTGCTTCAACTCGACATCATTTATGTTCGGGATTCCGTTTTCTCCGCCCTAAGAGAAACGATCGCCAATTCCATTAAAGCGAACATCAAAAGGATCTACTTTAGAGAACTCGAAGCCGATATCCAGAATCCGGAAATCTACAAACAAAAGATCTTAGGCTTTAAGAAAAAATATCTGGATAACAAGGAAAAATACGAAGAACTTCTTCTTCAAAACAACTTCGTCGTACTTGTCTCCTTTATTCACAACAAGGATATGATTCGAATTCGAGTGATGAATAACGTAAAACTCAGTCCGACCGAAGTTGAACGGATCAATCAGAGAATCGAAAAGGCGAAACAATACAACGACCTTGCAGAAGCGTTCCTCGAAGCGGGAGACGAAACTGAAGGCGCGGGTCTTGGTCTGATCATGTCCCTGATGATGCTCAAGAACGACGGACTCGCCGCGTCCTCCTACAAGATCGAAAGCCAAGGGAACAACACCAGCGTAATCATAGACATTCCTCTCAACATCAGTAAGGAAAATCTACAACTCCAAAAAACCCAGGACATTCTAAAGAATATCGACGGTCTCCCTACGTTTCCGAAATCGATCCAAGATATTCAGGCGATGATCGAGAGACCGAATTCTTCGATCAGTCAGATCGCCGAGGTCATCAAAAAAGACGTGGCTCTTTCCGCGAATATTCTAAAACTCGCAAACTCCGCCGCGTTTATACGCGCCAATAAAGTGGAATCTCTCGACAGAGCGATTCAGCTCATCGGCTTAAAAGAACTCAATCAACTCCTCTATTCTCTCGGAACAAAACAAATTCTCGAGGATAAGTTCCCCGCGTTCCTTACGATCTGGGACAAATCGAATCAGTGCGCTTTTTATTGTAAACTCATCGCAAATCGTATGACGCTCCCGAAAGACACGATCAGCAATCTAATGTCGGCGGCTTTGTTACACGACATCGGAGAGATCATCCTTCTTTCTCTGGAAGAAAGAACGATGAAAAGTATCGGAAAGATCTCCGCTTCGAAAGAGATCGCGTCCGCGGTTTCCATGGAAGAAGCCGCATTAGGAATCACTCATACAAAAGTCGGAGCTCTGATCGCGGAAAAATGGAACTTCCCGGACGTGTATGCAAAAGCGATGGAATATCATCACAGAGCCTTGCTCGTCGACGAAGAATTTCAACCTTATGTATTTCCGATTTACTTGGCCGATATGATGATCAAGATCAACAACGAAGAAGCAAAATACAGCGAGATTCCGGAAAAGATTCTCCAGTATTGTAAGTTCGGCACTTCGGGCGATTTCCATTCGTTCCGGACGAAGTCACTTGAAAGTTTTCTAGCAAGTTCTCGTTGA
- a CDS encoding sensor histidine kinase — MTDLKMKKRKFPSSVPLESGLSPKFFLNLLREIAPIVAVDDKRTILFANESFRKEFVGSSRSVIGKNLFRVFGLNPVDQEEMDSNIHLSKRGKVQNQEFRKQKTYYGYSVFRFGESIGIILKNITENKRLEKKIANLHTKLLQSQEEERIRLSRELHDGVGQTILAAKLNFQAFNRNPKIYEAQFDTGLLLIDKASQELRDIYTNLHPSTLREIGLEAAIRALSSDLFQPMDVESELELNLKQELQPTVANQVFRIVQEIFQNVIKHSQAKKVYLKIQIKGRQLYLDAKDNGIGFQERKVRARSSGFGLENIRRRVEDLNGKFKIDSSAGKGTKFIIRIPLEKSKNTTTKKI; from the coding sequence ATGACCGATCTGAAAATGAAGAAGCGAAAATTTCCCTCTTCCGTTCCTTTGGAATCGGGTTTATCTCCTAAATTCTTTTTGAATCTCTTAAGAGAAATCGCCCCGATCGTAGCGGTCGACGACAAACGTACCATTCTTTTTGCAAACGAATCCTTTCGAAAAGAATTCGTGGGAAGTTCGAGAAGTGTGATCGGTAAGAATTTATTTCGTGTTTTCGGACTGAACCCCGTGGATCAGGAAGAAATGGATTCCAACATTCATCTTTCCAAAAGGGGAAAGGTGCAGAACCAAGAGTTTCGAAAACAAAAAACATATTACGGTTATTCCGTATTTCGTTTCGGGGAAAGCATCGGTATCATTCTTAAAAACATCACCGAAAACAAACGTCTCGAAAAAAAGATCGCGAACCTTCACACAAAACTTCTTCAATCCCAAGAAGAGGAAAGAATTCGTCTTTCCCGTGAATTGCACGACGGAGTCGGTCAGACAATTCTCGCGGCCAAACTCAACTTCCAGGCCTTCAACCGAAATCCGAAAATCTACGAAGCCCAATTCGATACGGGACTTCTTTTGATCGATAAAGCGAGCCAGGAACTCAGAGACATTTACACGAATTTACATCCGTCTACTCTTCGTGAAATCGGTCTGGAAGCCGCGATCCGCGCCTTGAGTTCGGATTTATTTCAGCCTATGGATGTGGAATCGGAATTGGAACTCAATCTAAAACAAGAACTCCAACCCACGGTCGCCAATCAGGTTTTTAGAATCGTTCAGGAAATTTTTCAGAACGTGATCAAACATTCTCAGGCAAAGAAAGTTTATCTCAAAATCCAAATCAAAGGAAGACAATTGTATCTGGACGCAAAGGACAACGGAATCGGATTTCAAGAAAGAAAAGTAAGAGCTCGCTCCTCCGGTTTTGGACTTGAAAATATTAGAAGAAGAGTGGAAGATTTAAATGGTAAATTTAAGATTGATTCTTCCGCGGGAAAAGGAACTAAGTTTATCATTCGTATTCCTTTGGAAAAAAGCAAAAATACAACGACCAAAAAAATATGA
- a CDS encoding alpha/beta hydrolase, whose amino-acid sequence MKQRIVKILLALILFSILLIFGGAWYFSGVLLHPKPHRCMKDHYIFCGDPKTDLGLDFENIEYVTSDGMKISAWWIPAPKKSDKVILSIHGRGATRREGLRYVKLFHDQGLNVILPDLRDCGESQKSFSSMGFHERKDLSATLEYAKQRGMKSFGILGFSMGSSTSILFMAENPEIKIGIFDSGFADFVDVITFNAKKDFGLPKYPLLPLVVFFYEWRGNLETDELSPEKVIDKISPRPVLIFHGDADTGVPYEHGLRLGESAKEPKEFVGISGGEHTKLWQKDQGLVSSKILKLIQKL is encoded by the coding sequence ATGAAACAAAGAATAGTAAAAATTTTACTCGCATTGATTCTCTTTTCCATCCTCCTTATATTCGGAGGCGCCTGGTATTTTTCCGGAGTTCTTCTTCATCCAAAACCACATCGTTGTATGAAAGACCATTATATCTTCTGCGGAGATCCTAAGACGGACTTGGGTTTGGACTTCGAGAACATAGAATACGTCACATCCGATGGGATGAAGATCTCCGCTTGGTGGATTCCCGCTCCGAAAAAATCGGATAAGGTGATTCTATCGATTCACGGTCGTGGCGCTACGAGAAGAGAAGGGTTACGTTATGTGAAATTGTTTCACGATCAAGGGCTCAACGTAATTCTTCCGGACTTGAGAGATTGTGGAGAAAGTCAAAAGTCTTTTAGTTCCATGGGCTTTCACGAAAGAAAAGACCTTAGCGCGACCCTCGAATATGCAAAACAGAGAGGAATGAAGTCTTTTGGTATTCTCGGCTTTTCTATGGGTTCCTCGACTTCGATCCTTTTTATGGCAGAGAATCCGGAAATCAAGATCGGTATTTTCGATTCCGGTTTTGCAGACTTTGTCGACGTCATCACTTTCAACGCTAAAAAAGATTTCGGACTTCCTAAATATCCGCTTTTACCTTTGGTCGTATTTTTTTACGAATGGAGAGGGAATCTGGAAACCGACGAATTGTCTCCCGAAAAAGTAATCGATAAGATTTCTCCGAGACCGGTTTTGATCTTTCACGGAGACGCAGATACAGGCGTTCCTTACGAACACGGACTTCGACTGGGGGAATCTGCGAAGGAACCCAAGGAATTCGTGGGAATCTCCGGAGGGGAACACACCAAACTCTGGCAAAAAGACCAAGGTTTAGTTTCTTCCAAAATTTTAAAGTTAATACAAAAATTATAA